In Candidatus Methylopumilus universalis, one DNA window encodes the following:
- the aroF gene encoding 3-deoxy-7-phosphoheptulonate synthase — translation MIIVMSNAATEEQIESVIKRIEEKGLEANVSRGTERTVIGAIGDERSLDPELLESLPGVEQALHIVKPYKIVAREWHKEDTVIDIQGNLMGGKQIQIISGPCSVETPEQMEKSAKAVKAAGVRLMRGGAFKPRTSPYTFQGTGVEGLEMFRKAADKEGLPIVTELMDARQLDTFMKYKVDVIQIGTRSMQNFELLKEVGKVNVPVILKRGMSATISEWLMAAEYIAAGGNHNIIFCERGIRTFETYYRNVLDVTAIPVLKKETHLPVIVDPSHAGGKAWMVAALSRAAIAAGADGLLVEMHPNPCEAWCDADQAINPQELISLMGELRGIAKVIGREIL, via the coding sequence ATGATTATTGTAATGAGCAACGCAGCAACCGAAGAGCAAATTGAATCGGTTATTAAGCGTATCGAAGAAAAGGGACTGGAAGCTAATGTTTCCCGTGGCACCGAAAGAACCGTTATCGGCGCGATTGGAGATGAGCGAAGTCTTGACCCTGAGCTTCTAGAATCTCTTCCTGGTGTTGAGCAAGCGCTTCACATTGTTAAGCCTTATAAAATTGTTGCGCGTGAGTGGCATAAAGAAGATACCGTTATCGATATTCAAGGTAATCTCATGGGCGGTAAGCAGATCCAAATTATTTCAGGCCCATGTTCCGTTGAAACACCCGAACAGATGGAAAAATCTGCGAAAGCAGTTAAAGCCGCTGGTGTAAGACTTATGCGTGGCGGTGCGTTTAAACCACGAACAAGTCCTTATACATTCCAGGGTACAGGTGTTGAAGGCTTGGAAATGTTTAGAAAGGCTGCAGATAAAGAAGGCTTGCCTATAGTCACTGAGCTTATGGATGCAAGACAGCTCGACACCTTTATGAAATATAAAGTGGATGTGATTCAAATTGGTACGCGCAGCATGCAAAATTTTGAGCTTCTAAAAGAAGTTGGCAAGGTCAATGTACCAGTCATTTTAAAACGCGGGATGTCAGCAACGATTTCAGAATGGTTAATGGCTGCAGAATATATAGCAGCAGGTGGCAATCATAATATTATTTTCTGCGAGCGCGGTATTCGAACTTTTGAAACTTATTATAGAAATGTATTAGATGTCACAGCGATCCCGGTGCTTAAGAAAGAAACGCATCTTCCTGTTATCGTTGATCCTTCTCATGCAGGTGGAAAAGCATGGATGGTGGCAGCATTATCTAGAGCGGCAATTGCAGCAGGTGCAGATGGTCTTTTGGTTGAAATGCATCCTAACCCATGTGAGGCATGGTGTGATGCAGATCAAGCTATCAATCCGCAAGAACTTATTTCACTCATGGGTGAGTTAAGAGGTATTGCTAAAGTGATTGGCCGCGAAATTCTTTAA
- the pqqC gene encoding pyrroloquinoline-quinone synthase PqqC, giving the protein MDKIWTREEFEEKLREKGRGYHIYHPFHVMMYEGKLTKEQLQSWVLNRFYYQIGIPQKDAAILSNCPDVEVRKQWIVRITDHDGVDDAVGGIEAWIKLGEAVGLTREDVTSLKHVSPGVRFAVDAYINFAKQRPWQESVCSSLTELFAPHIHQQRISSWPEVYPWINESGLSYFKKRLTEARRDVEQGLSVTLDYFSQSRAMQERALDILQFKLNVLWVIADSIMLASSNIKVEDRDYLRQPVF; this is encoded by the coding sequence ATGGATAAAATTTGGACAAGAGAAGAATTTGAAGAGAAGCTTCGCGAGAAGGGTCGTGGTTATCATATCTATCATCCTTTCCATGTGATGATGTACGAAGGAAAGCTCACCAAAGAACAACTCCAGAGCTGGGTACTAAATCGCTTTTATTATCAAATTGGTATTCCACAAAAAGATGCAGCCATACTTTCTAATTGCCCTGACGTTGAAGTCAGAAAACAGTGGATCGTTCGTATCACAGATCATGATGGTGTGGATGATGCGGTAGGTGGAATCGAAGCTTGGATTAAATTAGGTGAAGCGGTTGGCTTAACGAGAGAAGATGTCACTTCCTTAAAGCACGTGAGCCCAGGTGTTCGTTTCGCAGTGGATGCTTATATTAATTTTGCAAAACAAAGACCTTGGCAAGAATCAGTATGTTCATCGCTCACTGAGTTGTTTGCGCCACATATTCATCAACAGCGCATAAGCTCATGGCCTGAAGTCTACCCATGGATCAATGAATCTGGACTCTCATATTTCAAAAAACGCTTAACAGAAGCAAGGCGCGATGTTGAACAAGGCTTATCCGTGACGCTAGATTATTTTAGTCAATCTCGTGCGATGCAAGAGCGCGCATTGGACATTCTTCAATTTAAACTCAATGTGCTATGGGTGATTGCAGATTCCATTATGCTCGCATCTTCAAATATTAAAGTTGAAGATCGCGATTACCTAAGACAGCCTGTATTTTAG
- the pqqB gene encoding pyrroloquinoline quinone biosynthesis protein PqqB: MHIHVLGAGAGGGFPQWNCNCQNCDGLRKGTIKATKRTQSSICVSSDGVHWVLFNTSPDVLQQIQDFPPLQPGRAIRDSGISAIILIDAQIDHTTGLLMLREGTQKRELYCTDMVYQDLTTGNPLLKILDHYCGINHHEIPTDGKTSFEIPKIENLTFTPVALKSAAPPYSPHRNNPHPGDTIGMLIEDKKTQKRLFYAPGLGEIEPHLPPLFEKADCIMVDGTFWTNTEMMDMGLMTKKARDIGHNPQSGEGGMIEVLDRYPNAKKVLIHINNTNPILREDSKERQILTDHGIEVAYDGMDIVL; this comes from the coding sequence ATGCATATTCATGTCTTAGGTGCAGGTGCGGGTGGTGGATTTCCTCAGTGGAATTGTAATTGTCAAAATTGCGATGGTCTTCGTAAAGGGACTATTAAAGCTACAAAACGCACACAGTCATCTATCTGTGTAAGTTCTGACGGCGTTCATTGGGTGCTATTTAATACATCGCCTGATGTGTTGCAACAAATTCAAGATTTTCCTCCTTTACAACCGGGTCGTGCTATTCGTGATAGTGGTATTTCAGCCATTATACTTATTGATGCACAAATTGATCACACGACAGGATTGTTAATGCTTCGTGAGGGCACACAAAAACGTGAACTCTATTGCACAGATATGGTATATCAAGATCTCACCACAGGTAATCCACTCCTAAAAATTTTAGATCACTACTGTGGAATTAATCATCACGAAATTCCAACTGATGGCAAAACTTCATTTGAAATACCTAAAATAGAAAATCTTACATTCACGCCTGTTGCATTAAAGAGTGCTGCACCACCATACTCACCGCATCGAAATAATCCCCATCCAGGTGACACGATTGGTATGCTGATTGAAGATAAAAAAACACAGAAGCGATTATTTTACGCACCAGGCTTAGGTGAAATTGAACCTCACCTACCACCTTTATTTGAAAAAGCAGACTGTATTATGGTCGATGGTACTTTCTGGACGAATACAGAAATGATGGATATGGGTTTAATGACAAAGAAAGCACGAGACATTGGCCATAATCCTCAGTCAGGTGAGGGCGGTATGATTGAAGTGTTAGATCGTTATCCCAACGCTAAAAAAGTGCTTATACACATTAACAATACAAACCCAATTTTGCGAGAAGATTCAAAAGAGCGTCAGATTTTAACTGACCATGGCATTGAAGTGGCATATGACGGTATGGATATTGTTTTATAA
- the pqqE gene encoding pyrroloquinoline quinone biosynthesis protein PqqE, translating into MAIQNNGVAASVTHTQPLWLLAEITYRCPLHCAFCYNPTDYDKHTQNELSTEQWINVLRDARKLGALQLGISGGEPLLRDDIEEIVVEAKKLGYYSNLITSGVGLTEKRIQAFKEGGLDHIQLSMHDITEEINNFITNTKTFELKKKVAAMIKNHGYPMVLNVVIHRYNIGHIKEILEMAEALGADYVELANTQYYGWSLVNRNQLMPTKEQIDHAEKVTNEFREKVGNKMKVFFVVPDYFSDRPKKCMNGWGEVFMIVTANGDVLPCHSARVLPNMEFPNVRDKGLMWAWQDSPAFNRYRGDSWMKEPCRTCPEKENDLGGCRCQAFLLSGDAESADPVCSLSPNHHIIEKAIEDAKNPVLQAQPILFRNDKNSKKILSGEANDLIKDFHATP; encoded by the coding sequence ATGGCAATACAAAATAATGGTGTAGCAGCATCCGTCACACATACACAACCTTTATGGCTATTAGCTGAAATCACATATCGATGCCCACTTCATTGTGCATTTTGTTATAACCCTACTGATTATGACAAGCATACACAGAATGAATTATCGACAGAGCAGTGGATTAATGTTTTACGTGATGCAAGAAAATTAGGCGCACTTCAATTGGGCATTTCAGGTGGTGAACCGCTGCTTCGTGATGACATTGAAGAGATTGTGGTAGAAGCAAAAAAATTAGGCTATTACAGCAATCTTATTACTTCAGGTGTAGGCTTAACTGAAAAAAGAATCCAAGCATTCAAAGAAGGCGGATTGGATCATATTCAGCTATCAATGCATGACATTACTGAAGAAATTAATAACTTCATTACAAATACCAAAACTTTTGAATTAAAGAAAAAAGTCGCAGCAATGATCAAGAACCATGGCTATCCAATGGTACTTAATGTTGTAATCCATCGCTATAACATTGGCCATATCAAAGAAATCTTAGAGATGGCTGAAGCTTTAGGTGCTGACTATGTTGAATTGGCTAATACGCAATATTACGGATGGTCACTAGTGAATCGTAATCAATTAATGCCCACCAAAGAGCAAATTGATCACGCAGAAAAAGTTACCAATGAATTTAGAGAAAAAGTTGGTAACAAAATGAAAGTTTTCTTTGTGGTGCCTGATTATTTCTCAGATCGCCCTAAGAAATGTATGAATGGATGGGGTGAAGTCTTTATGATTGTCACTGCCAATGGCGATGTACTACCTTGCCATTCAGCACGGGTATTGCCTAATATGGAATTCCCAAATGTCCGAGATAAAGGCCTTATGTGGGCATGGCAAGATTCTCCAGCATTCAATCGATATCGAGGTGATAGTTGGATGAAAGAGCCTTGTAGAACCTGCCCTGAAAAAGAAAATGATTTAGGCGGTTGCCGTTGCCAAGCATTCCTTTTATCAGGCGATGCAGAGAGTGCTGACCCAGTATGTAGTTTGTCGCCCAATCATCACATCATCGAAAAAGCGATTGAAGATGCTAAAAATCCTGTTCTTCAAGCGCAACCGATTCTTTTTAGAAATGATAAAAACTCTAAGAAAATTCTCTCCGGCGAAGCGAATGATTTAATTAAAGACTTTCACGCAACACCCTAA
- the pheA gene encoding prephenate dehydratase, whose translation MTDELKKLRDAIDKIDNELLDLISKRATLASNIGSLKTDGVIYRPEREAQVLRRLVEQNQGPLSNESIESIYKSIMSNCRALEKQITVAFLGPLGTFSEEASMKQFGESIVSMQTSSIDEVFHLVESHKAHYGVVPVENSTEGAINRTLDLLLTSNTMICAEIILPVHHNLISNEKDVSSIKKIYSHTQSLSQCHQWLLNHAPGIELQSVSSNAEAVKIASKEKGAAAVASVRAAALFNVPLLAENIEDDPKNSTRFLVISNHEVKPSGLDKTSIIVAAKNQPGAIASMIEPFAKNKVSMTKLESRPSKTGLWEYVFFIDVEGHMTDSKVADSLKEIESKASFLKVLGSYPQSNLT comes from the coding sequence ATGACAGATGAATTAAAAAAATTAAGAGATGCGATTGATAAAATCGATAACGAACTTTTGGATCTTATTTCTAAAAGAGCAACGTTAGCATCGAACATTGGAAGTCTTAAAACAGACGGTGTGATTTATCGTCCAGAGCGTGAAGCTCAAGTCTTACGTCGTTTGGTTGAGCAAAACCAAGGACCGCTTTCTAACGAAAGTATCGAAAGTATTTACAAGAGCATTATGTCTAATTGCAGAGCGCTTGAGAAACAAATCACCGTTGCATTTTTAGGTCCACTTGGTACGTTCAGTGAAGAAGCCTCCATGAAGCAGTTTGGAGAATCGATTGTGTCTATGCAAACATCGAGCATCGATGAAGTGTTTCATCTTGTGGAATCACATAAAGCGCATTATGGTGTTGTGCCTGTTGAGAATTCGACTGAAGGTGCAATTAACCGCACACTTGATTTACTCCTCACATCTAACACAATGATCTGTGCCGAGATTATTTTGCCTGTGCATCATAATTTAATTAGCAATGAAAAAGATGTCTCGAGCATTAAAAAAATATATTCACACACGCAATCTTTATCTCAATGTCATCAGTGGTTACTTAACCATGCACCGGGCATTGAATTGCAATCTGTTTCTAGCAATGCTGAAGCTGTGAAAATTGCATCAAAAGAAAAGGGCGCAGCTGCTGTTGCAAGTGTCCGAGCTGCAGCGTTATTTAATGTTCCTCTATTGGCTGAAAATATTGAAGATGATCCTAAGAATTCAACTCGATTCCTGGTGATTTCGAATCACGAGGTTAAACCTTCCGGATTAGATAAAACGTCGATTATTGTTGCTGCAAAAAATCAGCCCGGTGCGATTGCATCTATGATTGAACCTTTTGCAAAAAACAAAGTAAGTATGACTAAGCTTGAATCTCGCCCTTCAAAAACAGGCCTTTGGGAATACGTTTTCTTTATTGATGTCGAAGGTCATATGACTGACTCAAAAGTAGCAGACTCGCTTAAAGAAATTGAATCTAAAGCGTCATTTTTAAAAGTCTTAGGATCTTATCCGCAGTCTAATTTGACTTAA
- the hisC gene encoding histidinol-phosphate transaminase: MSIHSLIPKYICDIAPYQGGKPIAELAREYQLEESSIVKLASNENPLGMSPKAREVILKSIDEIYRYPDGNAFQLKKAVSLKFNLHPDSLIFGNGSNDILELSARTFLKVGDEAIFSQHAFAVYSLVTQSMGAIGVKVPAKDFAHDLAKMFAAITSKTKMIFIANPNNPTGTLIAKDELKAFLMKIPPHIIVVLDEAYDEYLDTEYKSVSFSWLTQFPNLIISRTFSKAYGLAGLRVGFGASNPEIIQFMNRVRQPFNVNSLAQDAAVAALMDDAFVSESKILNNNGKKQLESALQRLKLSFIPTFGNFISFKVDKAFQVYEALLKAGIIVRPVANYEMPDYLRVSIGLKEENERFIQALEAII, translated from the coding sequence ATGTCGATTCATTCATTAATCCCAAAATATATTTGTGATATTGCGCCTTATCAAGGTGGCAAACCAATCGCCGAGCTTGCGCGCGAATATCAACTCGAAGAGTCTTCAATTGTGAAGTTGGCTTCCAACGAAAATCCATTGGGCATGAGTCCTAAAGCTCGTGAGGTGATTTTAAAATCCATTGATGAGATTTATCGTTATCCCGATGGCAATGCCTTTCAGCTTAAAAAAGCTGTCAGTCTTAAGTTTAATTTACATCCTGATAGTTTAATTTTTGGAAATGGATCAAATGATATTTTAGAATTGTCAGCGCGCACATTCTTAAAAGTCGGTGATGAAGCTATATTTTCTCAGCATGCTTTTGCTGTGTACAGTCTTGTGACTCAATCCATGGGTGCAATTGGGGTCAAAGTGCCCGCCAAAGATTTTGCGCATGACCTTGCCAAAATGTTCGCGGCAATCACTTCAAAAACCAAAATGATTTTCATCGCTAATCCTAACAACCCAACAGGAACTCTAATTGCCAAGGATGAACTGAAAGCCTTTTTAATGAAGATTCCTCCACATATTATTGTGGTCTTGGATGAGGCTTACGATGAATATTTGGATACTGAATATAAGTCCGTGAGTTTTTCATGGCTTACTCAATTTCCCAATTTGATTATTTCAAGAACTTTCTCAAAAGCTTATGGTTTGGCTGGGCTAAGAGTGGGTTTTGGAGCGTCAAATCCAGAAATTATTCAATTTATGAATCGTGTGAGACAGCCTTTCAATGTAAACAGTCTTGCTCAAGATGCTGCAGTGGCAGCATTAATGGATGACGCATTTGTCAGTGAGAGTAAAATACTGAATAATAATGGAAAAAAACAATTAGAATCAGCACTTCAAAGGTTAAAGTTAAGTTTTATTCCTACTTTTGGTAACTTTATAAGTTTTAAAGTAGATAAAGCATTCCAAGTCTACGAAGCCTTACTAAAGGCAGGTATCATTGTGCGTCCAGTGGCTAATTATGAGATGCCTGATTATTTGAGGGTGAGCATTGGTCTTAAAGAAGAAAATGAAAGATTTATTCAAGCACTAGAAGCGATTATTTAA
- the gyrA gene encoding DNA gyrase subunit A: MNQFAKETIPISLEDEMKRSYLDYAMSVIVGRALPDVRDGLKPVHRRVLFAMHELNNDFNKPYKKSARIVGDVIGKYHPHGDTAVYDTIVRMAQDFSLRYMLVDGQGNFGSVDGDNAAAMRYTEIRMSKIAHELLEDIDKETVDFGPNYDGSEQEPLIMPARIPNLLINGSSGIAVGMATNIPPHNLNEVVDACLLLLEKPESSIDALIKLIPAPDFPTAGIIHGTTGVKEGYRTGRGRVVMRGRTHVEKLDKGNREALIVDELPYQVNKKTFIEKIAELVNDKKIEGISDLRDESDKSGMRVVIELKRGENPDVILNNLYKQTQLQDSFGMNMVALIDGQPKLLNLKQILDAFLRHRREVTTRKTVFELRKARERGHMLEGLAVALANVDEMIKIIKAAPTPPDAKKELMARTWKSSVVEAMLNGAAMEFSRPEGLSKEFGLTESGYKLSDVQAQEILQLRLQRLTGLEQEKIVNEYKEIMNVITDLLDILATPARVTAIIVDELKAIKDQYGDKRRSEIVENALDLSTEDLITPEDVVVTLSHTGYIKSQVLDEYRAQKRGGRGKQAATTKDDDFIDKMFVANTHDNILCFSSRGQVYWLKAYEVPQGSRTSRGKPIVNLFPLQEGEKINAILPIKEFDDKHYIFMATALGTVKKTPLTDFSNPRKSGIIAINLDDNDFLIGAEITDGSNDIVLVSNGGKAVWFDEEDVRSMGRNTRGVRGMKLQEDQQVLSLLIASDDQQSMLVATENGYGKRTVLSDFRHSGRATQGVKAIQVSERNGLVVAAKLVNDEDEIMLITTGGVLIRTRVSEIRELGRATQGVTLINLGENEKLSGLEKIVETDDDLEE; encoded by the coding sequence ATGAATCAATTTGCTAAAGAAACCATCCCAATAAGCCTTGAAGATGAGATGAAACGCTCTTACCTCGACTACGCTATGAGCGTTATTGTCGGACGAGCGCTTCCAGATGTCAGAGACGGATTAAAGCCTGTTCATCGTCGTGTGCTTTTTGCGATGCATGAACTTAATAACGACTTTAATAAACCTTATAAAAAATCAGCACGTATTGTCGGTGATGTAATTGGTAAATACCATCCTCATGGTGATACAGCTGTGTACGATACGATCGTTCGTATGGCGCAGGATTTTAGCTTGCGATATATGTTAGTAGATGGTCAGGGAAATTTTGGCTCAGTGGATGGTGATAATGCTGCTGCGATGCGTTATACGGAAATCCGTATGTCTAAAATTGCACATGAGCTTTTAGAAGATATTGATAAAGAGACGGTGGATTTCGGTCCTAATTATGATGGCTCCGAACAAGAACCTCTTATTATGCCGGCGCGTATTCCTAATCTTCTTATCAATGGAAGCTCTGGTATTGCTGTAGGTATGGCAACCAATATTCCGCCTCACAATTTAAATGAAGTTGTTGATGCGTGTTTATTACTTCTAGAAAAACCTGAGTCATCGATTGATGCATTAATTAAATTAATACCAGCACCAGATTTCCCAACAGCCGGAATTATTCATGGCACTACAGGCGTTAAAGAAGGCTATAGGACCGGTCGAGGCCGCGTTGTTATGCGCGGAAGAACGCACGTTGAAAAACTCGATAAGGGTAATCGTGAAGCCTTGATTGTTGACGAACTTCCATACCAAGTTAATAAAAAAACATTTATCGAGAAAATTGCAGAGCTTGTTAACGATAAAAAGATTGAAGGCATTTCAGATTTAAGAGATGAGTCAGATAAATCAGGTATGCGTGTTGTGATCGAATTAAAGCGCGGTGAGAATCCTGATGTTATTTTAAATAATCTTTACAAACAAACACAGCTTCAAGATAGTTTTGGTATGAACATGGTAGCGCTCATTGACGGGCAGCCAAAACTTCTTAACTTAAAACAAATTTTAGACGCCTTTTTAAGGCACCGTCGTGAAGTTACTACAAGAAAAACCGTATTTGAATTAAGAAAAGCGCGCGAGCGTGGGCACATGTTAGAAGGTTTAGCAGTCGCATTAGCTAATGTCGATGAGATGATTAAAATCATTAAAGCTGCACCAACACCACCTGACGCCAAGAAAGAATTGATGGCACGCACATGGAAATCTTCTGTGGTTGAAGCTATGTTGAATGGTGCCGCGATGGAATTTTCTAGACCTGAAGGGCTGTCGAAAGAATTTGGATTGACTGAATCAGGCTATAAGTTATCAGATGTTCAAGCACAAGAAATTCTCCAATTAAGATTACAACGCTTAACAGGCTTAGAACAAGAAAAAATCGTTAATGAATACAAAGAGATTATGAATGTCATCACAGATCTCCTAGATATTTTAGCAACCCCTGCAAGAGTCACGGCGATTATTGTCGATGAACTTAAGGCGATTAAAGACCAATATGGCGACAAACGTCGAAGCGAAATTGTCGAGAATGCATTAGATTTATCTACAGAAGATTTAATTACACCTGAGGATGTTGTGGTCACGCTCTCCCATACAGGCTATATCAAATCACAAGTGTTAGATGAATATCGTGCCCAAAAACGAGGTGGTAGGGGTAAGCAAGCAGCGACTACCAAAGACGATGACTTTATCGACAAAATGTTTGTAGCAAATACTCACGATAATATTTTATGTTTTTCAAGTCGTGGTCAGGTGTATTGGTTAAAAGCTTACGAAGTACCACAAGGAAGTCGCACAAGTCGAGGTAAACCTATTGTTAATTTATTCCCACTTCAAGAGGGTGAAAAAATTAATGCGATTCTTCCTATCAAAGAATTTGATGATAAGCATTATATTTTTATGGCCACTGCATTAGGCACAGTTAAAAAAACACCGCTTACAGATTTCTCTAATCCACGTAAGTCAGGCATCATTGCAATTAATCTTGATGATAATGACTTCTTAATTGGCGCTGAAATTACTGACGGCTCAAATGATATTGTTTTAGTTTCAAATGGTGGCAAAGCCGTGTGGTTTGACGAAGAGGACGTCAGAAGTATGGGTCGGAATACCCGAGGTGTTCGTGGTATGAAATTACAAGAAGACCAACAAGTGCTATCTCTTCTTATTGCCAGTGATGATCAACAATCTATGTTAGTTGCTACTGAAAATGGCTATGGAAAACGAACTGTTTTATCTGACTTTAGACATTCTGGACGAGCCACGCAAGGCGTCAAAGCGATACAAGTGAGCGAACGTAATGGTCTTGTTGTTGCTGCAAAACTTGTAAACGATGAAGATGAAATTATGTTGATTACAACAGGTGGTGTGCTCATCCGAACACGTGTAAGCGAGATTCGCGAATTAGGCCGTGCGACACAAGGTGTGACATTAATTAATTTAGGTGAGAATGAAAAATTATCAGGCCTCGAGAAGATTGTAGAAACTGATGATGATCTAGAGGAATAG
- the serC gene encoding 3-phosphoserine/phosphohydroxythreonine transaminase, with the protein MKCTYNFSAGPAVLPKSVMLRAQAEMIDWHDSGMSVMEMSHRGKHYMSIIEKVESDFRSLFNVPKNYKVLFLQGGAIAQNSMVPLNLLNGKKANYVVSGYWSKRSYQDALPFGDMSIAASSESIGYTKAPDLQEWKIDSSASYIHFCSNETIHGVEYFDLPSVKTIPVVADMSSHILSRPVDISQFGVIYAGAQKNIGPAGLTIVIVRDDLLEVASPLTPSVFNWKTQAENQSMINTPTTYSIYMAGLVFEWLIELGGLAAIEKQNIKKAELLYSYIDSSDFYSNPIDIKNRSRMNVPFRIQNEDLHTSFVTGAENLGMIGLKGHRLVGGIRASIYNAMPIEGVQALVDYMKDFEKSH; encoded by the coding sequence ATGAAATGTACTTATAACTTTTCAGCGGGTCCTGCCGTATTACCCAAGTCAGTGATGCTTCGGGCTCAAGCCGAGATGATTGATTGGCATGACTCAGGAATGTCTGTGATGGAAATGTCTCATCGTGGCAAGCACTACATGTCGATCATTGAGAAAGTGGAAAGTGATTTTAGATCACTCTTTAATGTGCCTAAAAATTATAAGGTACTCTTTCTTCAAGGCGGTGCCATTGCTCAAAATTCAATGGTGCCCTTGAATCTTCTTAATGGTAAAAAAGCTAATTATGTTGTAAGTGGATACTGGTCTAAGCGCTCTTATCAAGACGCACTTCCTTTTGGCGATATGTCTATTGCCGCTTCATCCGAGTCTATTGGTTATACGAAAGCTCCTGATCTTCAAGAGTGGAAGATAGATTCTTCAGCTTCATATATTCACTTCTGTTCTAATGAGACTATCCATGGCGTTGAATATTTTGATTTGCCTTCCGTTAAAACTATTCCAGTAGTTGCCGATATGTCGTCCCATATTCTTTCAAGACCAGTCGATATTAGTCAATTTGGGGTTATCTATGCCGGTGCGCAAAAAAATATTGGCCCAGCAGGTTTAACAATTGTGATCGTGAGAGACGATTTGTTAGAAGTGGCTTCGCCATTGACACCTTCCGTTTTCAATTGGAAGACGCAAGCTGAGAATCAATCCATGATTAATACGCCAACGACTTATAGTATCTATATGGCAGGACTTGTATTTGAATGGTTGATCGAGCTTGGCGGCCTTGCGGCGATTGAAAAACAAAATATTAAAAAAGCTGAATTGCTATATAGCTACATCGACTCTTCAGATTTTTACTCAAACCCTATTGATATCAAAAATCGCTCGCGTATGAATGTCCCTTTTAGAATTCAAAATGAAGATTTACATACTTCTTTTGTAACAGGTGCTGAAAATTTAGGTATGATCGGTTTAAAAGGTCATCGACTTGTAGGTGGTATTAGAGCCTCAATCTACAATGCTATGCCGATTGAAGGTGTTCAAGCCCTAGTTGATTACATGAAAGACTTTGAAAAGTCACATTAA
- the pqqD gene encoding pyrroloquinoline quinone biosynthesis peptide chaperone PqqD, which yields MTIERQDILKIAAHHRFQWEEAQQSHVILFPEGMVKLNGSAGEVLSLVDGKNSVDQIVSALKEKFKDVEGIEKDILSMIQFALDKAWIEKAN from the coding sequence ATGACGATCGAACGCCAAGATATTTTAAAGATTGCAGCACATCACAGATTCCAGTGGGAAGAAGCGCAGCAGTCTCATGTCATTTTATTTCCAGAAGGCATGGTCAAATTAAATGGAAGTGCGGGTGAAGTTTTAAGTTTGGTTGATGGAAAAAACTCAGTCGATCAAATTGTCAGCGCCTTAAAAGAAAAATTTAAAGATGTCGAAGGTATCGAAAAAGATATTTTATCTATGATTCAATTCGCTTTAGATAAAGCCTGGATTGAGAAAGCTAATTAA